One genomic segment of Hypanus sabinus isolate sHypSab1 unplaced genomic scaffold, sHypSab1.hap1 scaffold_164, whole genome shotgun sequence includes these proteins:
- the LOC132387205 gene encoding zinc finger protein 229-like, which yields MAHQRVHTRERLFPCSDCGKRFTQSSQLLRHQSVHTGARPFTCSDCGKGFISSYQLLRHQSVHTGVWLFTCSDCGKRFTELPRLKIHQRVHTGERPFNCSDCGKGFAQSSQLKVHQRIHTGEKPFTCSDCGKAFTSSAQLLRHQSVHTGERPFTCSDCGKGFTSSYKLLKHQSVHTGEWPFTCSYCGKGFSELTQLKIHQRVHTGARPFTCSDCGKGFASSSHLKIHQRVHTGERPFTCSDCGKGFTQTSQLKAHQGVHTGEWAITCSDCGKGFTCSSHLKVHQRVHTGEKPFTCSDCGKGFGQSSQLKAHQGVHTGEWAITCSDCGKGFTSSSHLKIHQRVHTGEKPFTCSDCGKGFTQLSQLKAHQGVHTGEWPITCSDCRKGFASSSHLKIHQRVHTGERPFTCSDCGKGFASSSHLKIHQRVHTGERPFTCSDCGKGFTQSSILKAHQRLHTG from the coding sequence atggctcaccagcgagttcacactcggGAGCGGCTGTTcccctgctcggactgtgggaaacgattcactcagtcatctcagttactgagacaccagtcagttcacactggggccaggccattcacctgctcagactgtgggaaaggattcatttcatcatatcagttactgagacaccagtcagttcacaccggagtgtggctgttcacctgctcagactgtgggaagcgattcactgaaTTACCtcgactgaagatacatcagcgagttcacaccggagagaggccattcaactgctcagactgtgggaagggattcgctcagtcatctcaactgaaggtacaccaaagaattcacactggggagaagccgttcacctgttcggaCTGTGGCAAGGCATTCACTTCATCAGCTCaattactgagacaccagtcagttcacactggggagaggccattcacctgctcagactgtgggaaaggattcacttcgtcatatAAGTTACtgaaacaccagtcagttcacactggagagtggccgttcacctgctcatactgcgggaagggattctccGAATTAACTCAActtaagatacatcagcgagttcacactggagcgaggccattcacctgctcagactgtgggaagggatttgcttcgtcatcccatctgaagatacatcagcgagttcacactggagagaggccgttcacttgctcagactgtgggaaaggattcactcagacatctcaactgaaggcacaccagggagttcacaccggagagtgggcaatcacctgctcggactgtgggaagggattcacttgctcatcccatctgaaggtacatcagcgagttcacactggagagaagccattcacctgctcagactgtgggaaaggattcggccagtcatctcaactgaaggcacaccagggagttcacaccggagagtgggcaatcacctgctcagactgtgggaagggattcacttcgtcatcccatctgaagatacatcagcgagttcacactggagagaagccgttcacctgctcagactgtgggaaaggattcactcagttatctcaactgaaggcacaccagggagttcacaccggagagtggccaatcacctgctcagactgcaggAAGGGATTCGcttcgtcatcccatctgaagatacatcagcgagttcacactggtgagaggccgttcacctgctctgactgtgggaagggattcgcttcgtcatcccatctgaagatacatcagcgagttcacactggtgagaggccgttcacctgctcagactgtgggaaaggattcactcagtcatccatcctaaaggcacaccagcgacttcacactgggtag